Below is a genomic region from Helicobacter pylori.
GCTCTGGCATCGTGGCTGAAAAAAGCAAAATCTGTGCTTCGCTAGGGAGGTAGTCAAAAATCTCTTCAATATCGTCTAAAAACCCCATATCCAGCATTTCATCGCTTTCATCTAAAACGACCACTTTAGGCACAAATTTATGGATGCGCTCGTTTTTTAAATGATCCAACAGCCTTCCTGGTGTAGCGATCATCACTTGGGGGTTTTTCTTAATAAATTCGCATTGTTTTTTAACGCTCTGGCCTCCATACACGCACACGGTTTTAGTCCTGGTGTGTTTGCCCAATTTAAAAATCTCATCGCTAATTTGCATGGCTAATTCTCTGGTGGGCGTGATCACTAAAGCCTCTATGGTGTGGTTGTTTTTAAGGTTGTTGATAATGGGCAGAGCGAAAGCGGCGGTTTTTCCTGTGCCTGTTTGGGCTTGCGCAATGACATCTCGGCCTTGTAAAACAGCCGGAATGGCCTTTTCTTGAATGGGGCTTGGGGAAGTGAAACCGGCTTCATAAACGGATTTTAAAACCGATTCTTTTAAGCCCAAATCATTAAAACTAGGCTTATGGTAAGCGTCATCATCAATTTCTGTAGGGAGTAGTGGTTGATTAAATTCCATGGGAGATTCATACCTCAATTTAATTTGAAACTTTATAAAAAGCTAATAAAAGGCTAAAATTAAAATCTTTGATTTAAAGTTTATAAGATTTTTGAGTATAGCATAAAAATACGCTCAATTAGGTTTAAAGTTTTTATAAAAGGCTTATGCTAAAATAATTAGAATTTAAGGAATAAGAAAGGGTTTGATTGAAACGGGTGTTTTTGTGGCTTATTTTTGTATTAGCCTTTCACAAGCTTTTGGCCGAAAAAATAGGCGATATAGCGAGCGTGGTGGGCGTAAGGGATAACCAGCTGATTGGTTATGGGCTTGTGATTGGCCTAAATGGCACAGGGGATAAATCCGGCTCAAAATTCACCATGCAATCCATTTCTAACATGCTAGAGAGCGTGAATGTCAAAATCTCTGCAGACGATATTAAATCTAAAAATGTCGCTGCAGTGATGATTACAGCCTCCTTACCCCCCTTTGCAAGACAGGGCGATAAAATTGATATTCAAATTTCTTCTATTGGGGATGCAAAATCCATTCAAGGAGGGACTTTGGTGATGACCCCTTTAAATGCGGTAGATGGGAATATTTACGCCCTAGCTCAAGGGGCTATCACTTCGGGTAATTCTAATAACTTGCTCTCAGCCCATATCATCAATGGGGCGACTATTGAAAGGGAAGTTTCGTATGATTTGTTCCACAAAAACGCCATGGTTTTAAGCCTAAAAAACCCCAATTTTAAAAACGCTATCCAAGTGCAAAACACTTTAAATAAGGTATTTGGCAATAAAGTAGCGATAGCGCTAGATCCAAAAACCATTCAAATCACTCGCCCAGAGCGTTTTTCTATGGTGGAGTTTTTAGCCTTAGTGCAAGAAATCCCTATCAATTACAGCGCGAAAAATAAGATCATTGTAGATGAAAAATCAGGCACGATCGTTTCAGGAGTAGATATAATGGTGCATCCTATAGTGGTTACAAGCCAAGACATCACGCTTAAAATCACTAAAGATCCCTTAGACAATTCTAAAAACGCGCAGGATTTAGACAACAACATGTCCTTAGACACCGTTCATAACACGCTGAGTTCTAATGGGAAAAACATCACCATTGCCGGGGTGGTAAAAGCCTTACAAAAAATTGGCGTGAGCGCTAAGGGGATGGTTTCAATCTTGCAAGCCCTAAAAAAAAGCGGCGCGATTAGCGCTGAAATGGAGATACTATGATAAACAACAATAAAGCCATGTTAGAGCAATACAATATTTCTAAATTAGCGAGCGAAGAGAAATTAAAAGCGCTAGCTCAAAATAAAAACGACAAGCTCCTCAAAGAACAAACCGATTCTTTTGAAGCGTTGCTTTTAAAATTCATGCTAGATAGCGCTATGAAAATGGATAACCCTTTGTATCCTAAAGCCCCAGGCGATGAGATTTACACTTCCATGTATAAGGACACCCTTTCTAAAGAATTGAGCGGGAATTTTGGCTATAGCGAAATGCTGTTTAATTTCTTAAAAGAGCAAGAAAAACAAAAACCATGAAAAAATCCAAGCGCTTAAAACGCCCTTATTTAAAGCGTTCCCATTTGAAACACTCTTATAAGGCTTCTTCTTTCAAGGGGTTGTTAAAAAAAGAGGATAATGTGATTTCATTAGAAAATTTTAAACCCAAAGAGAGCGAAGATTTATTAGAAAATTTTTCCAACAAAAAAGACATGCAAGAATTACTAGGGCTTTTAAACCAATTTATTTTACAAAGCTACAAGGTAGAAAAGGAATTTAAGGATTATAAAGCCCTTTATGAATGGGTCATAGAGATTTTACCGCAAGCCATTTGGGTGGTGAATGAAAACGGGAGCTTTTTTTATAAAAATTCTTTAGCCAATCAAAGCCATGAGGTGTTCAATAAGGCTAAATTAGAAAATTTTAACACTGAAATTGAACATGAAAATAAAAGCTATTTAGTCCAGCAAAACAGCATCCAAGGCAAGCAAATCATCACCGCAACCGATATTAGCGCTCAAAAACGCCAAGAGCGGCTCGCTTCTATGGGGAAAATCTCAGCGCATTTAGCCCATGAGATCAGAAACCCTGTAGGCTCTATCTCTCTTTTAGCTTCGGTGTTATTAAAGCATGCGAACGAAAAGACTAAGCCCATTGTTGTAGAATTGCAAAAAGCTTTATGGCGCGTGGAAAGAATCATTAAAGCCACCTTGCTTTTTTCTAAAGGCATTCAAGCCAACCGCACCAAGCAAAGTTTAAAAACGCTAGAGAGCGATCTCAAAGAAGCCCTAAATTGCTACACTTATTCTAAAGACATTGATTTTCTTTT
It encodes:
- a CDS encoding flagellar basal body P-ring protein FlgI, whose amino-acid sequence is MKRVFLWLIFVLAFHKLLAEKIGDIASVVGVRDNQLIGYGLVIGLNGTGDKSGSKFTMQSISNMLESVNVKISADDIKSKNVAAVMITASLPPFARQGDKIDIQISSIGDAKSIQGGTLVMTPLNAVDGNIYALAQGAITSGNSNNLLSAHIINGATIEREVSYDLFHKNAMVLSLKNPNFKNAIQVQNTLNKVFGNKVAIALDPKTIQITRPERFSMVEFLALVQEIPINYSAKNKIIVDEKSGTIVSGVDIMVHPIVVTSQDITLKITKDPLDNSKNAQDLDNNMSLDTVHNTLSSNGKNITIAGVVKALQKIGVSAKGMVSILQALKKSGAISAEMEIL
- the flgS gene encoding acid survival sensor histidine kinase, whose product is MKKSKRLKRPYLKRSHLKHSYKASSFKGLLKKEDNVISLENFKPKESEDLLENFSNKKDMQELLGLLNQFILQSYKVEKEFKDYKALYEWVIEILPQAIWVVNENGSFFYKNSLANQSHEVFNKAKLENFNTEIEHENKSYLVQQNSIQGKQIITATDISAQKRQERLASMGKISAHLAHEIRNPVGSISLLASVLLKHANEKTKPIVVELQKALWRVERIIKATLLFSKGIQANRTKQSLKTLESDLKEALNCYTYSKDIDFLFNFSDEEGFFDFDLMGIVLQNFLYNAIDAIEALEESEQGQVKIEAFIQNEFIVFTIIDNGKEVENKSALFEPFETTKLKGNGLGLALSLQVVKAHEGSIALLENQEKTFEIKILNAS